The following proteins are encoded in a genomic region of Synechococcus sp. CBW1002:
- a CDS encoding homocysteine biosynthesis protein, producing MSRAVRTEVDLQRRQRQGTLRVCTAAVFRQRVAELGLEQAYAATDVVVAADASFIDQGCLLLGLGPTDPPIRIREAQVDGVAALAGAGPGELLLPIAAGGAQVLANLLAGQRVSLAATGEATPLQPRPELHTSLDLDRIGVARLSLHRAISENGVVAVSSAEGLIRSPYGPLLGPFGNALFSCGGAGSIGLTMPGLAGLGPGSPVLVAGGLGVVVGAGSGHQPRPRRQASGHARTPGAVAAVSVDLADLDLRWLRASHFEGQGSALLVALAAPVPLLSEAVARRAAAPHEQLEAPVLDLSIPRRIKPSFGGVPYAQLLAGRVQVSGRSLRCAPAHSIRLAAEIAEELVQRLQEGRFPLRLPLQPLTERAALLPLDP from the coding sequence ATGAGCCGAGCGGTTCGCACTGAGGTCGATCTGCAGCGGCGGCAGCGGCAGGGCACGTTGCGGGTCTGCACGGCCGCCGTTTTCCGGCAGCGGGTGGCGGAGCTGGGGCTGGAGCAGGCCTACGCCGCAACCGATGTGGTGGTGGCCGCCGACGCCAGCTTCATCGATCAGGGGTGCCTGTTGCTCGGCCTGGGCCCCACCGATCCCCCGATCCGGATCCGGGAGGCGCAGGTGGATGGGGTGGCGGCCCTGGCCGGAGCCGGGCCGGGCGAGCTGCTGCTGCCGATCGCCGCTGGGGGCGCCCAGGTGCTGGCGAACCTGCTGGCCGGTCAGCGGGTGAGTCTGGCGGCCACCGGCGAGGCCACGCCTCTGCAGCCCCGTCCGGAACTGCATACCAGCCTTGACCTTGATCGCATCGGCGTGGCTCGCCTCAGCCTGCATCGCGCCATCAGCGAGAACGGCGTGGTGGCCGTGAGCAGCGCCGAAGGGCTGATCCGCTCCCCCTACGGCCCCCTGCTGGGTCCCTTCGGCAACGCGTTGTTCAGCTGCGGCGGTGCCGGCAGCATCGGCCTGACGATGCCGGGCCTGGCCGGATTGGGGCCGGGGTCACCGGTACTGGTGGCTGGTGGGTTGGGCGTGGTGGTGGGGGCGGGCAGCGGCCATCAGCCCCGGCCACGACGCCAGGCCAGCGGCCATGCCCGCACGCCCGGCGCCGTGGCGGCGGTGAGCGTGGACCTGGCCGATCTTGATCTGCGCTGGCTGCGGGCCAGCCATTTCGAGGGGCAGGGCAGTGCCCTGCTGGTGGCGCTGGCGGCACCGGTCCCCCTGCTCAGCGAGGCCGTCGCCCGCCGCGCCGCCGCGCCCCATGAACAGTTGGAGGCACCGGTGCTGGACCTGTCGATCCCGCGGCGGATCAAGCCCAGCTTCGGCGGGGTGCCCTATGCCCAGCTGCTGGCGGGTCGGGTGCAGGTCAGTGGCCGATCGCTGCGCTGCGCTCCGGCCCACAGCATCCGCCTGGCGGCCGAGATCGCCGAGGAGCTGGTGCAACGCCTGCAGGAGGGACGTTTCCCCCTGAGACTGCCCCTGCAGCCCCTGACGGAGAGAGCAGCCCTGCTTCCCCTTGATCCCTGA
- the trxA gene encoding thioredoxin: MSSAAAVTDASFEQDVLKSDVPVLVDFWAPWCGPCRMVAPIVDEIAKEFEGKIKVFKLNTDENPNVASQYGIRSIPTLMVFKGGNKVDTVVGAVPKTTLSGTISKYL; encoded by the coding sequence ATGTCCAGCGCTGCAGCCGTCACCGACGCCTCCTTTGAGCAAGACGTGCTCAAGAGCGACGTGCCTGTGCTGGTGGATTTCTGGGCTCCCTGGTGCGGCCCCTGCCGGATGGTGGCGCCGATCGTCGATGAAATTGCCAAGGAATTCGAGGGCAAGATCAAGGTGTTCAAGCTCAACACCGACGAGAACCCCAATGTCGCCAGTCAGTACGGCATCCGTTCCATCCCAACCCTGATGGTGTTCAAGGGCGGCAACAAGGTTGACACCGTCGTTGGAGCCGTTCCCAAGACCACCCTTTCCGGAACGATTTCCAAGTACCTCTGA
- a CDS encoding RNA methyltransferase — translation MSPDRPPIVVVLVEPAGPLNVGSVARLCANFGVDRLRLVAPRCDPLGEEAVRMAVHGRSLLEGASRYSCLAEALADCRRVVATSGRLDAPPLPLLPPGEALRWLLGGSAASGPTAPSSAQAAMAAPLALVFGREDRGLSNDELLQAGRLLQIGTGAAYASLNLSHAVAVVLHELHGLRSAGGPTSSPPGTVGAEDPGDPATRAALEASLEDAEELLLEVGFLYPHTAHARMAKVRALLQRAQIDEGEVALLRGMVRQLRWASRRGSP, via the coding sequence TTGAGCCCCGACCGGCCGCCCATCGTCGTGGTGCTGGTGGAGCCGGCAGGCCCTCTCAACGTCGGCAGCGTCGCCCGCCTGTGCGCCAACTTCGGGGTGGACCGCCTGCGCTTGGTGGCTCCCCGCTGCGACCCCCTCGGCGAGGAAGCGGTGCGGATGGCGGTGCATGGCCGCTCCCTGCTGGAGGGGGCCAGCCGCTACAGCTGTTTGGCCGAGGCCCTGGCCGACTGCCGGCGGGTGGTGGCCACCAGCGGCCGGCTCGACGCGCCACCCCTGCCGCTGTTGCCTCCAGGCGAGGCCCTGCGCTGGCTGCTGGGGGGCTCAGCAGCGTCGGGGCCGACCGCACCCTCCTCGGCCCAGGCGGCGATGGCGGCACCCCTGGCCCTGGTCTTCGGTCGTGAGGATCGGGGCCTCAGCAACGACGAGTTGCTGCAGGCCGGCCGGCTGCTGCAGATCGGCACGGGCGCCGCCTACGCCTCGCTCAACCTGTCCCATGCCGTGGCGGTGGTGTTGCACGAGCTGCACGGCCTGCGCAGCGCGGGGGGACCAACGTCCTCTCCTCCCGGCACCGTCGGGGCGGAGGATCCCGGTGATCCCGCCACCCGGGCAGCCCTGGAGGCCAGCCTGGAGGATGCCGAGGAGCTGCTCCTGGAGGTGGGGTTTCTCTATCCGCACACCGCCCATGCCCGCATGGCCAAAGTGCGGGCCCTGCTGCAGCGCGCCCAGATCGACGAGGGCGAGGTGGCCCTGCTGCGCGGCATGGTGCGACAGCTGCGCTGGGCGAGTCGGCGGGGAAGCCCTTAG
- a CDS encoding CAAD domain-containing protein translates to MVDSSSPMPSAEDAGLPTPPAPAVEAAQAPEVTTPATDSDSPLAATLTVPPLEGDAGEGGEWQLLVSKLQDWFASGAVQELWQQLRSPLIALAVLIGVVMLLKVYAGVIGAMQSLPLLPGLLELVGVIWLSRFAVTKLVYSKDREALLQDWSRRWESFRGRG, encoded by the coding sequence ATGGTCGACAGTTCCAGCCCGATGCCGTCCGCCGAGGATGCCGGCCTGCCCACCCCCCCGGCTCCTGCCGTGGAGGCTGCGCAGGCCCCGGAAGTCACCACACCGGCAACGGACAGTGACTCGCCGCTGGCCGCCACCTTGACGGTGCCTCCTCTGGAGGGTGATGCCGGGGAGGGTGGCGAATGGCAGTTGCTGGTTTCGAAGCTGCAGGACTGGTTCGCCAGTGGCGCCGTGCAGGAGCTCTGGCAGCAGCTGCGCTCCCCGCTGATCGCACTGGCGGTGCTGATCGGAGTGGTGATGCTCCTGAAGGTTTACGCCGGCGTGATCGGGGCGATGCAGAGCCTTCCCCTGCTGCCCGGGCTGCTGGAGCTGGTGGGGGTGATCTGGCTCAGCCGCTTCGCTGTGACCAAGCTGGTTTACAGCAAGGATCGTGAGGCCCTGCTGCAGGACTGGAGCAGGCGCTGGGAATCCTTTCGCGGCAGGGGCTGA
- the petG gene encoding cytochrome b6-f complex subunit V, with product MIEPLLCGIVLGLIPVTLVGLFVAAWNQYRRGSALGG from the coding sequence ATGATCGAACCCCTGCTCTGCGGCATCGTGCTGGGTCTGATCCCCGTGACCCTGGTGGGGCTGTTCGTGGCTGCCTGGAACCAGTACCGCCGCGGCAGTGCCCTCGGCGGCTGA
- the hisH gene encoding imidazole glycerol phosphate synthase subunit HisH — MGNLHSVQRAFERLGAAVVPIHTAAQIEGVQALVLPGVGAFDPAMDRLEQSGLIPAIAAWCGAGRPLLGICLGLQLLFEASDEGQRPGLGLLAGRVSALPRLPGHPIPHMGWAPLLPAQASALLPDGLPPQWVYFVHSYAAEPLDPACITAQVDFGGVPLTAAVWQERIAACQFHPEKSGPVGEAMLRRWLEWLAQLPA, encoded by the coding sequence ATGGGCAACCTCCACTCGGTGCAGCGGGCCTTCGAGCGTCTCGGCGCTGCGGTGGTGCCGATCCACACCGCCGCTCAGATCGAGGGTGTGCAGGCCCTGGTGCTGCCGGGAGTGGGGGCGTTTGATCCAGCCATGGACCGCCTGGAGCAGTCGGGCTTGATCCCGGCGATTGCCGCATGGTGTGGAGCTGGTCGGCCCCTGCTCGGCATCTGCCTGGGGCTGCAGCTTCTCTTCGAGGCCAGCGACGAAGGCCAACGCCCCGGGCTGGGATTGCTGGCCGGGCGTGTCAGCGCTCTGCCTCGGCTGCCGGGTCATCCGATCCCGCACATGGGATGGGCACCGTTGCTGCCAGCCCAGGCCAGTGCGCTGCTCCCCGATGGGCTACCGCCGCAGTGGGTCTATTTCGTGCACTCCTACGCCGCCGAACCGCTGGACCCGGCCTGCATCACCGCCCAGGTGGATTTCGGTGGAGTGCCGCTCACCGCGGCGGTCTGGCAGGAGCGGATCGCGGCCTGTCAGTTCCATCCAGAAAAATCGGGCCCGGTGGGCGAGGCGATGCTGCGCCGCTGGCTGGAGTGGCTCGCCCAGCTGCCAGCCTGA
- a CDS encoding DUF3370 domain-containing protein, which produces MLSGSAALPLAAQPKAESSADAKPAEPPPPQLRRQSVRPLPGGLDAVPMINDNNPELIRGPGILLSTFAPAGRGVPQAHLNLPLNGRFDLFSHHVYAGKPESLDSTLWLAVVAAPRGNHPVTLRLLSGSTALSQSLDPAQPSAPFLPLPELLQQGSTPVFSGPGSRVATELLQRYRSPLFPERWTLAPGSLTTLMVLEIPVRGLDPLLNGRNLQLRLQSDGPVDVATLATFGDLDTPPGSESWQALLEGPLSPREHTPTPRGHKGGIIYSRVSGVQTGSTWRGQISDPGSPYLSVRQAPISWPIASLERGSLGTGQVQTAELAGFYPGTAWAAHGNYGVEYDLSLPLRNDTAKPVQLQLALESPIKADQAQGGLRFNSVLPRAVMFRGTVEVRGLDDAAGKPAGRRSFHLVQRAGQAGPALGRISLAPGQVRQLQVRLIYPADATPPQVLSLLPVEPDPRSL; this is translated from the coding sequence GTGCTGAGCGGGAGCGCAGCCCTGCCCCTGGCGGCGCAGCCCAAGGCGGAGTCCAGTGCCGATGCCAAGCCGGCGGAGCCGCCGCCGCCCCAACTACGGCGCCAGAGCGTGCGGCCCCTCCCCGGCGGGCTCGATGCCGTGCCAATGATCAACGACAACAACCCCGAACTGATCCGTGGACCGGGGATCCTGCTGTCCACCTTCGCGCCGGCAGGACGGGGCGTACCGCAGGCCCACCTCAACCTGCCCCTGAACGGCCGCTTCGACCTGTTCAGCCACCACGTCTATGCCGGCAAGCCGGAGAGCCTCGATTCCACCCTGTGGCTGGCCGTGGTGGCCGCACCCCGCGGCAACCACCCGGTGACCCTGCGGCTGCTCAGTGGCTCCACGGCCCTGTCCCAGTCGCTTGATCCGGCCCAGCCCTCCGCCCCCTTCCTGCCCCTGCCGGAGTTGTTGCAACAGGGCTCAACGCCGGTCTTCTCCGGCCCAGGCAGCCGGGTGGCCACCGAGCTTCTGCAGCGTTACCGCAGTCCCCTGTTCCCGGAGCGCTGGACCCTGGCGCCCGGCAGCCTCACCACCTTGATGGTGCTGGAGATCCCCGTGCGTGGCCTCGACCCGCTGCTGAACGGCCGCAACCTGCAGTTGCGCCTTCAGAGCGATGGACCGGTGGATGTGGCCACCCTGGCCACCTTCGGCGATCTCGACACCCCGCCAGGCAGCGAAAGCTGGCAGGCCCTGCTCGAGGGCCCACTCAGCCCTCGCGAGCACACCCCTACCCCCCGCGGCCATAAGGGCGGAATCATCTATTCGCGCGTCAGCGGCGTACAGACCGGCAGCACCTGGCGTGGCCAGATCAGTGATCCCGGCAGCCCTTATCTCTCAGTGCGTCAGGCGCCGATCTCCTGGCCAATTGCCTCCCTGGAGCGGGGCAGCCTCGGCACGGGCCAGGTGCAGACGGCGGAACTGGCGGGCTTCTACCCCGGCACCGCCTGGGCGGCCCATGGGAACTACGGGGTTGAATACGACCTCAGCCTGCCGTTACGAAACGACACGGCCAAGCCGGTCCAGTTGCAACTGGCCCTGGAATCGCCGATCAAGGCGGACCAGGCCCAGGGTGGCCTCCGCTTCAATTCAGTGCTTCCGAGGGCCGTGATGTTCCGCGGCACGGTGGAGGTGCGGGGCCTGGACGATGCGGCCGGCAAGCCCGCCGGTCGGCGAAGCTTTCATCTGGTGCAGCGGGCCGGCCAGGCCGGCCCGGCTCTCGGGCGCATCAGCCTGGCGCCTGGCCAGGTGCGGCAGCTCCAGGTGCGGCTGATCTACCCCGCCGATGCCACGCCGCCGCAGGTGCTCAGCCTGCTGCCGGTCGAGCCTGACCCCCGGAGCCTGTGA
- a CDS encoding serine hydrolase, with amino-acid sequence MSAGRPPRSSTNRWGQPLKLVLRLLVLGVGLGVITGTTLKLLAPRLADGAIQKPLADAKVAENGIKSLPLGSFEPRQELTALSQKWSQQAAVHKDLKVSGFLLVLDDGRFAQLQPDLPLPAASSIKTPILLVGLEDYDHGKFRWNDPLPLTKEVVGGGAGWMASRPVGTRFPFYEAATEMIRVSDNSATNLLIKRVGGKTVLNARFQQLGLPATVVNNWLPDLNGTNTTSARDLAKSIALVDTGQKLSQRARDLFREVMGTSRTNTLIPLGLLQGLGKDAADPDSELLSFGITVYNKTGDIGIAYADAALIQLPTGQRAVAAFMVKGPFNDPRSTDLIRAMAGAVAQTLVGRR; translated from the coding sequence GTGAGTGCCGGCCGTCCGCCTCGATCCAGCACCAACCGCTGGGGGCAACCCCTGAAGCTGGTTCTGCGGCTGCTGGTGCTGGGGGTGGGCCTGGGGGTGATCACTGGCACCACCTTGAAACTGCTGGCCCCCCGCCTGGCCGATGGCGCCATCCAGAAGCCTCTGGCCGATGCGAAGGTGGCCGAGAACGGCATCAAGAGCCTGCCGCTCGGCAGCTTCGAACCGCGCCAGGAGCTCACCGCCCTCAGCCAGAAATGGAGCCAGCAGGCTGCCGTCCACAAGGACCTCAAGGTCAGCGGTTTTCTGTTGGTGCTTGACGACGGCCGCTTCGCCCAACTTCAGCCTGACCTCCCCTTGCCGGCGGCCAGCTCGATCAAGACCCCGATCCTGTTGGTGGGACTCGAGGATTACGACCACGGCAAATTCCGCTGGAACGACCCACTGCCCCTCACCAAGGAGGTGGTGGGCGGCGGAGCCGGCTGGATGGCAAGCCGGCCCGTGGGTACCCGCTTCCCCTTCTACGAGGCGGCCACCGAAATGATCCGTGTGAGCGACAACAGCGCCACCAATCTGCTGATCAAGCGGGTGGGTGGCAAAACGGTGCTCAATGCCCGCTTCCAGCAACTGGGGCTGCCGGCCACGGTGGTGAACAACTGGCTGCCGGATCTGAACGGCACCAACACCACCAGTGCCCGGGATCTGGCCAAGTCGATCGCCCTGGTGGACACAGGCCAGAAGCTGAGCCAGCGTGCCCGCGACCTCTTCCGGGAGGTGATGGGAACGTCTCGCACCAACACCCTGATCCCTCTCGGACTGCTCCAGGGGCTGGGCAAGGATGCCGCCGATCCCGACAGCGAGCTGCTGAGCTTTGGGATCACCGTCTACAACAAGACCGGCGACATCGGCATCGCCTATGCCGATGCGGCCCTGATCCAGTTGCCCACCGGACAGCGGGCGGTGGCGGCCTTCATGGTGAAAGGTCCGTTCAATGATCCCCGCTCCACTGATCTGATCCGTGCCATGGCCGGTGCTGTGGCCCAGACCCTCGTCGGTCGCCGATGA
- a CDS encoding TIGR00730 family Rossman fold protein, with protein sequence MLGNLLQGHPQRRQIERTIVTLLEIARSSDDTSEWRLINGAMADIRDGLAVFQPHRQTRKVTVFGSARTSPEDPSYQLAMELAAAAVAQGFEVMTGAGGGVMEAANQGAGCENSIGLNVDLPFEQHANRYVSGCDGRLLHFRYFFTRKLFFLRESDALVVMPGGFGTFDELFESLTLIQTGRTPPIPLVLLAPDGDRFWEVWQDDIRRSLVDRGLISPEDTSLLREARTAHEAIAQICRFYRVYHGTNLGEDRLELLMHVPVPIALLAELNREFEQLVKEGTISAGESCDENGILRPCLRFQLDKRRIGQLYQLIDRLNGLDLAPCPALEQPGVRLVEATL encoded by the coding sequence GTGCTGGGCAACCTGCTCCAGGGGCATCCACAACGCCGTCAGATCGAACGCACCATCGTCACGCTGCTGGAGATCGCCCGCAGCAGTGACGACACCAGTGAATGGCGCCTGATCAACGGCGCCATGGCGGATATCCGTGATGGACTTGCGGTGTTCCAGCCCCACCGCCAGACCCGCAAGGTGACGGTGTTCGGCTCGGCCCGCACGTCCCCCGAGGATCCCTCCTACCAGCTGGCCATGGAGCTGGCTGCGGCAGCGGTGGCCCAGGGCTTCGAGGTGATGACCGGAGCCGGTGGCGGCGTCATGGAGGCGGCCAACCAGGGAGCCGGTTGTGAGAACAGCATCGGCCTCAACGTGGATCTGCCGTTTGAACAGCACGCCAACCGCTATGTGAGTGGCTGCGACGGGCGGCTGCTTCACTTTCGCTACTTTTTCACCCGCAAACTGTTCTTCCTGCGGGAAAGTGATGCCTTGGTGGTGATGCCGGGCGGGTTCGGCACCTTCGATGAGCTGTTCGAGTCCCTGACCCTGATTCAGACCGGTCGCACTCCGCCGATCCCTCTGGTTCTGCTGGCGCCGGACGGGGACCGCTTCTGGGAGGTGTGGCAGGACGACATCCGCCGCAGCCTGGTGGATCGTGGCCTCATCTCACCGGAAGACACCTCGCTGCTGCGGGAAGCGCGCACGGCCCACGAGGCGATCGCCCAGATCTGCCGGTTTTACCGCGTTTATCACGGCACCAATCTGGGCGAAGACCGCCTCGAACTGCTGATGCACGTTCCCGTCCCGATCGCGCTGCTGGCCGAGCTCAACCGCGAGTTCGAGCAGCTGGTGAAGGAGGGCACCATCAGTGCCGGTGAAAGCTGCGATGAGAACGGCATCCTGCGGCCCTGCCTCCGCTTCCAGCTCGACAAGCGCCGCATCGGCCAGCTGTATCAGCTGATCGACCGGCTCAACGGGCTCGATCTGGCCCCCTGCCCTGCCCTGGAGCAGCCCGGTGTGCGTCTGGTGGAGGCGACCCTGTGA
- a CDS encoding GuaB3 family IMP dehydrogenase-related protein has translation MNIQLGRSRTVRRAYGIDEIALVPGGRTVDPAVTDSSWTLGGIDREIPIIASAMDGVVDVDMAVELTRQGALGVLNLEGVQCRYDDPNPVLDRIAAVGKDDFVPLMQELYSQPVREDLIRQRIAEIKAKGGIAAVSATPVAALKFGKAIAEAGADLFFVQATVVSTEHIGPEGQETLDLATLCRDFGVPVVIGNCVTYEVALQLMRAGAAGVMVGIGPGAACTSRGVLGIGIPQATAVADCAAARDDYQKESGRYVPIVADGGIVTGGDICKCLACGADAVMIGSPIARAAEAPGRGFHWGMATPSPVLPRGTRIKVGTTGSLEKILRGPAGLDDGTQNLLGCIRTSMGTLGARTIQDMQQVEVVVAPSLLTEGKVYQKAQQLGMGK, from the coding sequence GTGAACATCCAGCTCGGTCGATCCCGCACCGTCCGCCGTGCCTACGGCATCGATGAGATCGCCCTGGTGCCCGGTGGCCGCACTGTCGATCCGGCGGTGACCGACAGCAGCTGGACCCTGGGTGGCATCGATCGGGAGATCCCGATCATCGCCAGCGCCATGGATGGGGTGGTGGACGTGGATATGGCCGTGGAGCTCACCAGGCAAGGGGCCCTGGGGGTACTGAACCTGGAGGGGGTGCAGTGCCGCTACGACGACCCCAACCCCGTGCTGGATCGCATCGCCGCCGTGGGCAAGGACGACTTCGTGCCGCTGATGCAGGAGCTCTACAGCCAGCCGGTCCGGGAGGATCTGATTCGCCAGCGGATCGCTGAGATCAAGGCCAAGGGTGGCATTGCCGCGGTGAGCGCCACCCCCGTGGCTGCCCTGAAGTTCGGCAAGGCGATCGCCGAGGCCGGTGCGGACCTGTTCTTCGTCCAGGCCACGGTGGTGAGCACCGAGCACATCGGCCCTGAAGGCCAGGAAACCCTGGATCTGGCCACCCTCTGCCGCGACTTCGGCGTGCCGGTGGTGATCGGCAACTGCGTCACCTACGAGGTGGCCCTGCAGCTGATGCGTGCCGGCGCCGCCGGCGTGATGGTGGGAATCGGCCCCGGTGCCGCCTGCACCTCGCGCGGCGTGCTGGGTATCGGCATCCCCCAGGCCACCGCAGTGGCCGACTGCGCAGCCGCCCGCGACGACTATCAGAAAGAGAGCGGCCGTTACGTACCGATCGTGGCGGATGGTGGCATCGTCACCGGCGGCGACATCTGCAAGTGTCTGGCCTGCGGCGCCGACGCCGTGATGATCGGCTCGCCGATCGCCCGTGCCGCCGAAGCCCCGGGTCGCGGCTTCCACTGGGGTATGGCCACCCCCAGCCCCGTGCTGCCCAGGGGCACCCGCATCAAGGTGGGCACCACCGGCAGCCTCGAGAAGATCCTGCGTGGCCCCGCTGGCCTCGATGACGGCACCCAGAATCTGCTGGGCTGCATCCGCACCTCCATGGGCACCCTGGGAGCCCGCACCATCCAGGACATGCAGCAGGTGGAGGTGGTGGTCGCTCCGTCGCTGCTCACCGAAGGGAAGGTGTATCAGAAGGCCCAGCAGTTGGGCATGGGCAAGTGA
- a CDS encoding cytochrome c, protein MTAPPSPALSSPDGLSGIAPPGHDESSGGRRRGLVAALVAVAAVACILLVLVVLPVARMDPYTRQTIDLTGSAGNGGRLFRLNCAGCHGLAAQGLVGPNLHGVDRRKSDRQLIEQVVSGRTPPMPRFQPDPQAMADLLAFLHTLP, encoded by the coding sequence GTGACAGCTCCTCCCTCCCCCGCGCTGAGCAGCCCAGACGGTCTCTCCGGGATCGCGCCGCCCGGACATGACGAGAGTTCAGGAGGACGGAGACGTGGCCTGGTCGCGGCCCTGGTGGCGGTGGCTGCCGTCGCCTGCATCCTGCTGGTGCTGGTGGTGCTGCCGGTGGCACGGATGGATCCCTACACCCGCCAGACGATCGACCTCACCGGCTCGGCCGGTAACGGCGGGCGACTGTTTCGACTCAACTGTGCTGGCTGCCACGGCCTGGCGGCCCAGGGACTGGTGGGCCCGAATCTGCATGGCGTCGATCGCCGCAAGAGCGATCGCCAGCTGATCGAGCAGGTGGTGAGTGGCCGTACCCCGCCGATGCCGCGCTTCCAGCCCGATCCCCAGGCCATGGCTGATCTGCTCGCGTTCCTCCACACCCTGCCTTGA